In Acidobacteriota bacterium, the following proteins share a genomic window:
- a CDS encoding PHP domain-containing protein, which produces MSLDRKTASKTLRDLSALLEIQGENVHRVRALANASRIVERIAGDLEELVESGEILKIRGIGEGTAAILEQLVAGERPDAMEKAERMVPEGVREMLALPGLGPKKVRALWQDLGLENIGELEYACTENRLVELAGFGPTTQEKLTDAIRFHRASGERRLINEASAEASELAGALGGIDGVEQVLVAGELRRCSETVGSLELVVVTSAGAAVGTAIANLLDQGGHETSGRYRGVTGSGLPVTVHMVGEGDAGLELLRATGSDEHLRTLGERAKTTGFRLDEKGLWRGQDRIECSSEHDLYEAIDCQWIPPELREGTDELGRALSRDLPELVAVEDLLGALHNHTTDSDGSDSVESMAEAARERGWEFIGIADHSPAATYANGLSAERLRDQWRRIDRYNASNSEVRVVKGIEADILTDGNLDIPDGCEKDLEYVVASVHSAFRLAENVQTERIVRAVSHPACRVLGHPTGRLLLARPGYAVDLERVLEACAEHDVAVEINASPYRLDLDWRWARRALEFGLKLAVNPDAHTVAGLDDVRWGIAVARKAGATAANLVNCSGIDQFLRK; this is translated from the coding sequence ATGAGTCTGGATCGCAAGACGGCGTCAAAGACGCTTCGCGACCTGTCAGCCCTTCTCGAAATCCAGGGGGAGAACGTCCATCGCGTTCGCGCCTTGGCCAACGCCTCGAGAATTGTGGAGAGGATCGCAGGCGACCTCGAGGAGCTGGTCGAGAGCGGAGAGATCCTCAAAATCAGGGGGATCGGAGAGGGCACTGCGGCAATCCTCGAACAGCTCGTGGCGGGGGAACGGCCGGATGCGATGGAGAAAGCTGAGAGGATGGTTCCGGAAGGCGTCCGGGAAATGCTCGCCCTGCCAGGGCTCGGACCGAAAAAGGTGCGCGCTTTGTGGCAAGATCTGGGGCTCGAGAACATCGGTGAGCTAGAGTATGCCTGCACCGAAAACCGGCTCGTCGAGCTTGCCGGATTCGGTCCCACTACCCAGGAGAAACTGACCGACGCCATCCGGTTCCATCGGGCCTCTGGTGAGCGGCGACTGATCAACGAGGCCTCGGCCGAAGCGAGCGAGCTCGCCGGAGCGCTGGGCGGCATCGACGGCGTGGAGCAGGTCCTGGTCGCTGGAGAACTGCGGCGCTGCTCGGAGACGGTGGGCTCGCTCGAGCTGGTGGTCGTCACGAGTGCGGGCGCGGCGGTCGGCACGGCCATCGCCAACCTTCTCGATCAGGGAGGTCACGAGACGTCCGGTCGGTACAGGGGCGTGACCGGAAGTGGACTGCCGGTGACCGTCCATATGGTCGGAGAAGGAGACGCCGGGTTAGAGCTGCTCCGAGCGACCGGATCGGACGAACATCTTCGGACGCTTGGCGAACGGGCGAAAACGACCGGATTCCGGCTGGACGAGAAGGGCCTCTGGCGCGGCCAGGACCGGATAGAGTGTTCCAGCGAGCATGATCTGTACGAGGCGATTGACTGCCAGTGGATTCCGCCAGAGCTGCGCGAGGGAACCGACGAGTTGGGAAGGGCGCTGTCGCGTGATCTGCCCGAGCTGGTTGCAGTGGAAGATCTTCTTGGTGCGCTCCACAACCACACCACCGATTCAGATGGATCAGATTCGGTCGAGTCGATGGCCGAGGCGGCGAGGGAACGTGGCTGGGAGTTCATCGGAATTGCCGATCACTCGCCGGCCGCGACCTATGCCAACGGGCTCAGCGCCGAGCGCCTCCGAGACCAGTGGCGCCGGATTGACCGCTACAACGCGTCGAATTCCGAGGTTCGAGTGGTCAAGGGTATCGAGGCCGACATCCTGACCGACGGCAATCTCGATATACCGGACGGCTGCGAGAAGGATCTCGAATACGTGGTCGCTTCGGTCCACTCGGCCTTTCGGCTGGCCGAAAACGTACAGACCGAGCGCATCGTCCGCGCTGTCTCCCATCCTGCCTGCAGAGTGCTCGGTCATCCGACTGGACGCCTGCTCCTGGCCCGCCCCGGATACGCAGTCGATCTCGAGCGGGTCCTCGAGGCCTGCGCCGAACACGACGTTGCGGTCGAAATCAACGCCAGCCCGTACCGTCTCGATCTCGACTGGCGATGGGCCAGGCGGGCGCTCGAGTTCGGTCTCAAACTCGCGGTCAACCCGGACGCACACACGGTTGCGGGCCTCGACGACGTTCGGTGGGGCATTGCGGTGGCACGAAAGGCGGGAGCCACAGCCGCCAATCTCGTCAACTGCTCTGGCATCGATCAGTTCCTTCGAAAATGA
- a CDS encoding response regulator → MSDLVLVVEDDPANAVLVDAILTSVGTFDVTTSDDGDEILAQIRDRPVRAVLMDVSLGNTRVAGVKVDGVELTRHIRDLPEGINLPIILLTAHAMKGDRERLLFESSANDYVAKPIIDQKGLVELVRRHIKAAEAVRTELEARDRS, encoded by the coding sequence TTGAGCGATTTGGTGCTCGTCGTCGAAGATGACCCCGCCAACGCGGTGCTCGTGGACGCGATTCTCACGTCTGTCGGGACGTTCGACGTGACGACCAGCGATGACGGCGACGAAATTCTTGCCCAGATCCGTGACCGACCGGTGCGTGCAGTGTTGATGGACGTCTCGCTTGGAAACACCCGGGTCGCCGGTGTCAAGGTCGATGGAGTCGAGCTGACCCGTCACATTCGCGATCTTCCAGAAGGCATCAACCTGCCGATTATTCTCCTCACGGCGCACGCCATGAAGGGAGACCGGGAGCGGTTGCTCTTCGAGTCAAGCGCCAACGACTACGTTGCCAAGCCGATCATCGATCAGAAGGGCCTCGTCGAGCTCGTCCGGCGGCACATCAAGGCGGCCGAAGCCGTCCGAACTGAGCTCGAGGCAAGGGATCGGAGCTGA
- a CDS encoding cyclase family protein translates to MDASRPLRAGIPVWSGDRAFTLDQCVEGGVILDSVSTTCHVGTHLDAPRHLDETAPGVEGVEIDRCVGEAEVVRIPRSFAAATPSELPAGWEPTSPRVLLRSDSYPIGGAPERGFSGMSAELVYWLADRGVVLVGVDTPSVDVFNSEELPAHHALLERDMTWIEGLWLGDAEPGRYLLVALPILLEGAGAAPVRAVLKPLHSEF, encoded by the coding sequence ATCGACGCCAGCCGGCCGCTGCGCGCCGGAATTCCCGTGTGGTCCGGCGATCGGGCGTTCACCCTCGATCAATGCGTGGAGGGCGGAGTCATTCTCGACAGCGTGTCGACCACCTGCCATGTCGGCACCCACCTCGACGCGCCGCGCCATCTCGATGAGACGGCCCCCGGAGTCGAGGGCGTAGAGATCGATCGTTGCGTTGGCGAGGCCGAGGTCGTCCGGATCCCTCGGTCATTTGCAGCTGCCACGCCCTCGGAATTGCCCGCAGGCTGGGAACCGACCTCACCGAGGGTCCTGCTGAGGAGCGACTCCTATCCGATCGGTGGCGCGCCGGAGCGAGGATTCTCGGGCATGTCGGCCGAGCTCGTCTACTGGTTGGCTGACCGGGGGGTCGTTCTGGTCGGTGTCGACACGCCGTCCGTCGATGTTTTCAATTCTGAGGAGCTCCCGGCGCATCATGCCCTCCTCGAGCGAGACATGACTTGGATCGAAGGTCTGTGGCTGGGAGATGCCGAACCCGGCCGTTATCTTCTGGTTGCGTTGCCGATTCTGCTCGAAGGTGCCGGAGCCGCTCCGGTGAGGGCAGTACTCAAACCGCTTCACAGCGAATTTTGA